Proteins encoded within one genomic window of Variovorax sp. OAS795:
- a CDS encoding dipeptide ABC transporter ATP-binding protein, producing the protein MSTPALALPDGRVLAVDDLNVRFSTSERTVDAVKNLSFHVDHGETLAVVGESGSGKSVTSLALMRLVEHGGGRILGGRMAFRRRNGEVLDLAQARDTTMRGIRGADIAMIFQEPMTSLNPVFTAGDQIAEAIRIHQGKRNAAARAEALRMLELVRIPEARNVLDRFPHQLSGGMRQRVMIAMALSCKPQLLIADEPTTALDVTIQAQILQLIRELQKEMRMGVLFITHDMGVVAEIADRVLVMYRGDKVEAGSSDSVFSSPQHPYTRALLSAVPKLGAMQGTDLPAKFELLRTEGSPDTVPCADTQPQTTVREEAGPILRVRDLVTRFDVRSGIFGRVKRRVHAVEKISFDLYPGETLALVGESGCGKSTTGRSLLRLVESQSGAIEFGGRNIRELPTRELQALRRNIQFIFQDPFASLDPRVTVGFSIMEPLLIHGIAKGAEAQQRVDWLLQKVGLPPEVAQRYPHEFSGGQRQRIAIARALALNPKVVVADESVSALDVSIQAQIVNLMLDLQRELGVAFLFISHDMAVVERISHRVAVMYLGQIVEIGPRRAVFEAPQHAYTRKLMAAVPVADPSRRHKPRALLEGEIPSPIRAVGDEPDVPPLVQVAPGHFVARHAIGGAF; encoded by the coding sequence ATGTCCACCCCTGCCCTCGCCCTGCCGGACGGCCGCGTCCTCGCCGTCGACGACCTCAACGTGCGCTTCTCGACCTCGGAGCGCACCGTCGATGCCGTCAAGAATCTCTCGTTCCACGTCGACCATGGCGAGACGCTCGCCGTGGTGGGCGAATCGGGCTCGGGCAAATCGGTCACCTCGCTCGCGCTGATGCGGCTGGTCGAGCACGGCGGTGGCCGCATCCTGGGCGGGCGCATGGCGTTCCGTCGGCGCAATGGCGAAGTGCTCGACCTGGCGCAGGCCCGCGACACCACGATGCGCGGCATTCGTGGCGCGGACATCGCAATGATCTTCCAGGAGCCGATGACGTCGCTCAACCCGGTGTTCACCGCCGGTGACCAGATTGCCGAAGCCATCCGCATCCACCAGGGCAAGCGCAATGCGGCGGCGCGCGCCGAGGCGCTGCGCATGCTGGAGCTGGTGCGCATTCCAGAGGCGCGCAACGTGCTCGACCGCTTTCCGCACCAGCTCTCGGGCGGCATGCGCCAGCGCGTGATGATCGCCATGGCGCTCTCGTGCAAGCCGCAGCTGCTGATTGCCGACGAGCCCACGACCGCGCTGGACGTGACGATCCAGGCGCAGATCCTCCAGCTCATCCGCGAGCTGCAGAAGGAGATGCGCATGGGCGTGCTCTTCATCACGCACGACATGGGCGTGGTGGCCGAGATTGCCGACCGCGTGCTGGTGATGTATCGCGGCGACAAGGTGGAAGCCGGTAGTTCCGACAGCGTGTTCTCGTCACCGCAGCACCCCTACACCCGGGCGCTGCTGTCGGCCGTGCCCAAGCTGGGTGCCATGCAGGGCACCGACCTGCCCGCCAAGTTCGAGCTGCTGCGCACCGAAGGCAGCCCGGACACCGTGCCGTGCGCCGATACCCAGCCGCAAACCACCGTGCGCGAAGAGGCGGGCCCGATCCTGCGCGTGCGCGACCTCGTCACGCGCTTCGATGTGCGCAGCGGCATCTTCGGGCGCGTGAAGCGCCGCGTGCATGCGGTCGAGAAGATCAGCTTCGATCTCTATCCCGGCGAGACGCTGGCGCTGGTGGGCGAATCGGGCTGCGGCAAGTCGACCACGGGCCGCTCGCTGCTGCGCCTGGTCGAAAGCCAGAGCGGCGCCATCGAGTTCGGCGGCAGGAACATCCGCGAGCTGCCCACGCGCGAGCTGCAGGCGCTGCGCCGCAACATCCAGTTCATCTTCCAGGACCCGTTCGCCTCGCTCGATCCGCGCGTGACGGTCGGCTTCTCGATCATGGAGCCGCTCCTGATCCACGGCATCGCCAAGGGCGCCGAGGCGCAGCAGCGGGTCGACTGGCTGCTGCAGAAGGTCGGCCTGCCTCCCGAAGTGGCGCAGCGCTATCCGCATGAGTTCTCGGGCGGCCAGCGCCAGCGTATCGCGATCGCGCGCGCGCTCGCCCTGAACCCCAAGGTGGTGGTGGCCGACGAATCGGTGTCGGCGCTCGACGTGTCGATCCAGGCGCAGATCGTCAACCTGATGCTCGACCTGCAGCGCGAACTGGGCGTGGCCTTTCTCTTCATCTCGCACGACATGGCCGTGGTCGAGCGCATCAGCCACCGCGTGGCCGTGATGTACCTCGGGCAGATCGTCGAGATCGGCCCGCGGCGCGCGGTGTTCGAGGCGCCGCAGCACGCCTACACCCGCAAGCTGATGGCCGCGGTGCCCGTGGCCGATCCGTCGCGCCGCCACAAGCCGCGCGCGCTGCTCGAAGGCGAGATCCCGAGCCCGATCCGCGCCGTGGGCGACGAGCCCGATGTGCCGCCGCTGGTGCAGGTCGCGCCGGGCCACTTCGTTGCACGCCACGCCATCGGCGGCGCGTTCTGA
- the gsiB gene encoding glutathione ABC transporter substrate-binding protein GsiB produces the protein MKQSSSSLRWASALLGLAALGASGTALAAKDVVLSIGYQPETLDPYNTNTTITTAVTKTFYEGLFQFDKDLKVQNVLAESYEVSKDGLVYTLKLRTGVKFHDGTDFNAEAVKFTLDRVLNQDNKLLRYNQFNRVGKVEALNPTTVRITLKEPFGPFINSLAHASAAMISPTALKKWGNKDIAFHPVGTGPFEFVEWKQTEAVKARKFDGYWKKGYPKVDTVSWKPVLENNTRAAMLQTGEADFAFPIPYEQADLLKKSEKLEVVAIPSIITRFLAFNMLQKPYDNPKVREAIGYAINKEALAKVAFGGYAFPAQGIVPQGVKYAEKMAPIPYDVKKAKELMAEAGYPNGFESVLWSAYNNTTSQKTIQFVQQQLAQIGIKLQVQALEVGQRTEQVDAWPDPKTAKVRMYYTGWSSSTGEADWGLRPLFASEAWAPKLNNMSFYKSEVVDNALARALVTVDEKEKAALYKTAQEEIRKDLPRVPLVTEQNLSAHAKRLSGVFVMPDGNINIDAIETK, from the coding sequence ATGAAGCAATCTTCTTCCTCCCTGCGATGGGCATCGGCACTGCTGGGCCTGGCCGCACTGGGCGCATCGGGCACGGCCCTGGCCGCCAAAGACGTGGTGCTGTCGATCGGCTACCAGCCCGAGACGCTGGACCCCTACAACACCAACACCACCATCACCACCGCGGTAACCAAGACCTTCTATGAAGGCCTCTTCCAGTTCGACAAGGACCTGAAGGTGCAGAACGTGCTCGCCGAGAGCTACGAGGTCTCGAAGGACGGCCTGGTCTACACCCTCAAGCTGCGCACCGGCGTGAAGTTCCACGACGGCACCGACTTCAACGCCGAGGCCGTCAAGTTCACGCTGGACCGCGTCCTGAACCAGGACAACAAGCTGCTGCGCTACAACCAGTTCAACCGCGTGGGCAAGGTCGAGGCGCTCAACCCCACCACCGTGCGCATCACGCTCAAGGAGCCCTTCGGCCCCTTCATCAACTCGCTCGCGCATGCCTCGGCCGCGATGATCTCGCCCACGGCGCTCAAGAAGTGGGGCAACAAGGACATCGCCTTCCACCCCGTGGGCACCGGCCCGTTCGAATTCGTCGAGTGGAAGCAGACCGAAGCCGTCAAGGCCAGGAAGTTCGACGGCTACTGGAAGAAGGGCTACCCGAAGGTCGACACGGTGTCATGGAAGCCGGTGCTCGAGAACAACACCCGCGCCGCAATGCTGCAGACCGGTGAAGCGGACTTTGCGTTCCCGATTCCCTACGAGCAGGCCGACCTGCTGAAGAAGAGCGAGAAGCTCGAAGTGGTGGCGATCCCTTCGATCATCACGCGCTTCCTGGCCTTCAACATGCTGCAGAAGCCCTATGACAACCCGAAGGTGCGCGAAGCCATCGGCTACGCCATCAACAAGGAAGCGCTGGCCAAGGTCGCGTTCGGCGGTTATGCGTTCCCCGCGCAGGGCATCGTGCCGCAGGGCGTGAAGTACGCCGAGAAGATGGCGCCGATTCCCTACGACGTGAAGAAGGCCAAGGAGCTGATGGCCGAAGCCGGCTACCCCAACGGTTTCGAGTCGGTGCTGTGGAGCGCCTACAACAACACCACGAGCCAGAAGACCATCCAGTTCGTGCAGCAGCAGCTCGCGCAGATCGGCATCAAGCTGCAGGTGCAGGCGCTCGAAGTGGGCCAGCGCACCGAGCAGGTCGACGCATGGCCCGATCCCAAGACGGCCAAGGTGCGCATGTACTACACCGGCTGGTCGTCGTCGACCGGCGAGGCCGACTGGGGCCTGCGCCCGCTGTTCGCCTCCGAGGCCTGGGCGCCCAAGCTCAACAACATGTCGTTTTACAAGAGCGAGGTGGTGGACAACGCACTGGCCAGGGCGCTGGTGACGGTGGACGAGAAGGAAAAGGCCGCGCTCTACAAGACCGCGCAGGAAGAGATCCGCAAGGACCTGCCGCGCGTGCCGCTGGTGACCGAACAGAACCTGTCGGCGCATGCCAAGCGCCTGTCGGGCGTGTTCGTGATGCCTGACGGCAACATCAACATCGACGCCATCGAAACGAAGTGA